Part of the Nitrospirota bacterium genome, GGTCCTGGCTCCCTTCTCGCTGACAGCCAGCAGCTTGGCCCGCACCTCATAGTGGTACTTCCCGCTTTCCGCCGGTTGCCGGCTCTGGTCCGTTCCGTCCCACGTCAGCGTGATTCCCATGCGCAGCGGGCCGGTCGCTGCGTCGGCGCTGATCGGCTGGCGGCTCGACAGGAAGCGCAGGGATCGCTTTGAGGGGGAGGTGATGAGCGAGGACACTTCCAGGATCGTCGCGCCGTCGAGTTCTTTGGGCAGCGCGACTTCGATCGAGAAGTCCAGAGGACCTTCCTGGGGCGAGTAGGAAGAGTGCGAGGTGGTGACCGAGACGATTCGGAGGTCCGGCTCTGGTCGGGGAGCGGCCCGCCGTTTGGCGGCCTCGGCGTCGCTCTGGCTCAGCAGACACAAGGCCAGCAGGGCGACGGATGCCGCACGGGGCAGCGGGTTGCTGAGGGTTCTGACGGGCAGGATGAATGGCACTGGCAGGGCGGTGACTCGTTAATCCGTGGTCTGACCGATGTTCCGGTAAAAGGCTGGAGCCTCCCTCTCCTCGGCTCACCGGCTTCCAGCCGCGTTGTGGATAGCATAGGGCTGTCGGGCTGTCAATACGAAGGCACGTAAAACGTGAAACGTCGGACGTGAAGCGTTCGGGGGAAAACCATCGGCTGGCTCGTTGCCCTCGGGAGAACGCTTACGTTAAGATGAGCGCCGAGCACGTGCGATAGCAAAGGCGGAACGGACCGTGACCTGGCTGCATTTCGACTGTTTTTCCGGCGTCAGCGGAGACATGATCCTCGGCGCGCTCGTGGACGCGGGCCTTCCCTTGAAGGATCTGGTCCGCGGACTGCGTGGACTCCGGGCGGGGGACTATGCCCTCCGCGCCAAGAAAGTCACGCGCGGGGCGTTGCATGCGACCAAAGTGGACGTGCTGGTGCGCGACGGGTTCCGCGCCCCCCTCTCTCTGAAACGCATCCGCGGCACGATCTCTGCGAGCCGCCTTCCCGCGCCGGTCAAGGACTTGAGCCTGGAAGTGTTCGACCGGCTGGCGCGGGCCGAGGGAGCCGCCCATCGGGTCAATCCCTCCGACGTCCAGTTTCACGAAATAGGGGTGGTCGACTCGCTCGTGGACGTGGTGGGGGCCCTGCTGGGCTGTCATCTCCTCGGCGTGGACCGCGTCACCGCCTCCCCGGTGAACCTGGGGGCCGGCCTGATCGAGTCCCGACACGGCCGTTTGCCGGCTCCGGGTCCGGCGGTGGCCGCGCTCGCTCGCGGCATCCCCGTCTACAGTGCCGGCCCGGCTCGGGAGCTGACGACGCCGACCGGGCTCGCGCTGTTAGGCGTCCTGGCCCGGGACTTCGGGCCCCTTCCCCTGATGCGTCCGGGGACGGTTGGGTACGGGGCCGGCACGGCCGACCCGCCCGGATGGCCCAACGTGCTCCGGGTCTTCCTCGGCCAGCCGGTCCCGACGACGTTCCAGGACGGGGCGGAGACCGTGGTCCAGATCGAAACGAACGTGGATGATCTGAACCCACAGACATACGAGGTCGTCATGGAGCGCTTGTTCTCGGCCGGAGCGCTGGACGTGACGTTGACCCCGGTCATCATGAAGCAGGGACGGCCCGGAATCGTGCTGTCCGCGCTGGTCCCGCAATCCAAGAGCCACGCCGTGGCCGTGGTGATGCTGCGCGAGACCACGACGCTGGGAGTCCGGCTGCAGGACGTACAGCGGCTCGTGCTCCCCCGCCGGGTCGAGACGGTGCAGACCACCGCGGGGCCGGTTCGAGTGAAGGTGGCGGAGACAGGATCCGGGAACGCCAAGGCGGCACCAGAATACCAGGACTGCCGGCGCCTGGCGGCGCGCACCGGCCGACCGGTGCGCGAGATCATGGAGGAGGCCCTCGTGGCCTATTTCGGCCGAAAGCGGAAGGCCAACGGCAAAAGGCGAAAGCCGATCGGGAGAGCCTCGTTGTGACAGTTCTACTCTACGTCCTGCTGTTCCTCGCATCGGTGGCGATTACCCTGGGGGGCTGCGCCCTGTTCACGAACGGGATCGAGTGGCTGGGCAAGCGGCTGAAGGTGCCCGAAGGGGCGGTGGGGAGCATCTTCGCGGCGGTCGGCACCACGCTGCCCGAAACCTCGATCCCGGTCATCGCGATCTTTTTCGGGAGCGGACAGGAGCGCGTGGAAGTCGGATTGGGCGCGATCCTCGGCGCGCCGTTCATGCTCAGCACGCTCGTCCTGCCGATTCTGGCCGGACTGCTGCTGCTCTATGCCTGGATGGGCAAACGCGCCGCATCGTTCAAGTTGGACTACCGGGAGATCCGGGTGGACCTTCAATTTTTCCTGATCGCTTACGGATTGGCCCTGAGCTGCGCCTTCCTGTCCACCAAGGCCCTGCACTATCTGGTTGCGGGAGGCTTGATCGTCCTGTACCTGGCCTACGTCAGGAGCAAGTTTTCCGCCTCGCGCGACGGGGAGCCGGGCCTGGATCCGCTGTTTTTCGCCAGACGGTCGGTGACCCCCTCGTACGGGGCCATCGGCCTCCAGGGGCTGGTCGGGCTGGTCGGGTTGGCCGGCGGGGCGCATCTGTTCGTCACCGCGGCCAAGGCCCTGGCGGTTGAAATGGATGTGTCGCCGTTGTTGCTGGCCCTCCTGATCGCGCCCCTGGCGACGGAGCTGCCGGAGATGTCCAACAGCTTCCTGTGGCTCTACCAGCGCAAGGATACCCTGGCGGTCGGCAACGTGACCGGGGCCATGGTCTTCCAGGGGACGTTTCCCGTGTCGGTGGGGCTCGTGGGAACCGAATGGATGTTGAATTCCACGGCCCTCGCCGCGATGGGGCTGGCCCTGGTCGCGGTCGGAGGCAACTTCCTGCAAGTGCTCTGGGGCGGGCACTGGCGTCCCTGGCTGCTCGGCGGGGGCGCCGCCCTGTACGTCGGATTCACGACCTATCTCTATCTCGCTGCGAGATAGACCGGAGGCGGCGGCTGGTCGGGCCATGTCATACGCGCACGAGGCGTCGGCGAACCCGTCGAAAGACGCGCGCGACCGGGAAGTCCGGTGGGTGCTCTGGGCGGTTCTGGCTCTCAACCTGCTGGTGGCCCTGGCCAAGCTCCTGTACGGGCTCATCACGTCGTCCCTCAGCATGCAGGCCGACGGGTTCCACTCCCTGTTCGACGGGATGTCGAACGTCGTGGGCCTGTTCGGGCTCTGGCTGGCGGCTGCGCCGCCGGACCGGCACCATCCGTACGGACACAAGAAATACGAAACGCTGGCCGCAGCCGCGATCGGCGGCATGCTGGTCGCGACGTGCCTCTACCTCCTGTGGCGGAGCTACGACCACTGGCTGGGATCCGTGCACCCGGAAGTCACGGGTCTGAGCTTCGGCGTGATGGCGGTCACGATGGCCGTCAACTACGGCGTCATGCGGTGGGAGCGGACCAGGGGACGGGATCTGCGCAGCGAGATCCTGGTGGCGGATTCCCAGCACACCGGCAGCGATCTCCTGACGTCCTGCTCCGTGCTGGCCGGACTGGTCGCGGTCAAGGTCGGGTATCCGCTGATGGACCCGATCGTGTCGTTGGCGATCGCGGGCGTCATTGCCTGGACGGCGGCGACCGTGTTGAAGGAGGTCTCCCATTCGTTGACCGACCGGGCCCGGCTCGATCCGGAAGCCGTCCGCACGGTGGTCCTGGGGCATGACGGCGTGCTGGATTGCCACGAGGTCCGCACGAGAGGGCTGCCGGATCACATTTTCATGGATCTGTCCGTCCATGTGCGTGCGGACATGTCCGTCGCCGAATCCCACGAGTTGGCCCATCAGGTGGAGCAGGCCATCAAGGACCGGTTCGAAGGGGTGGCAGAAGTGATCGTGCACGTGGAGCCGGAGGATTGTCCCGGGGCCAGGCATGCCGGCTGGTAAGCGGCTCCCGATCCTGGGGCTCACCATGGGGGATCCGGCCGGTATCGGGCCGGAGGTGGTCGCCAAGACGCTGGCGAGGCCCGAGGTCTGGCGGGTCTGCCGGCCGCTCGTCATCGGCTCCAGACCGGTGATGGAGCGGACGGTCCGTCAGCTTCACCTGCCGCTGCGGATCGTCGGTGTCGCCGGGCATGACCGGCTGCTCGGCCGCCGCAATGAACTCGCCCTGCTGGATCCGCTCGACCGGCCGCTCGGCCGATTCAAAGTCGGGGCGGTCTCCAGAACGGCCGGCGCGGCCTCCGTGGCCTTCGTCGTGAAAGCGGTTCGGCTGGCTGAAGCCGGCTGCATTGACGCGATCGTCACCGGGCCGATCAACAAGGAGGCCATCAACCTGGCCGGCCATGACTATCCGGGGCACACGGAGCTGCTGGCGGACTTGACGGGGAGCAAGGAGGTCGGGATGATGATCCTCGGCGGTCCGCTCAAGATCATGTTCGTCACGACGCACGTGGCCATCCGCGAGTTGCCCGACGCCTTGACGCCGGCGCGCGTCGCGCGCGCGATCCGCCTGGCCGACAGGGCCGTGCGGGAATACTTCGGGATCGCCCGGCCGAGGATCGGCGTCGCGGCCTTGAACCCGCACGCCGGCGAGGCGGGGCTGTTCGGCAAGGAAGAGCGCCGGGTGATCCTCCCGGCGGCCAGACGGGCCAGGACCTCGGGGATTCGGGCCAGTGATCCGCTGCCCGCCGACACCCTCTTCGGCAAGGCGGTCCGAGGGGGCTACGACGCCGTCGTGGCCATGTACCACGACCAGGGCTTGATCCCGCTGAAACTGCTGGCGTTCGGCACCTGCGTGAACCTGACGGTCGGATTGCCGATCATCAGGACGTCGGTGGATCACGGGACGGCGTTCGATATTGCCGGCAAGGGCGTGGCCGATCCGGGCAGCTTGATCGAGGCGATCAAGCTGGCGGCGAGACTGGCCCGCGTCAAACGGCTGAAGGCGGAAGGTTGAATTGCCGAGAGGAGTTGAAGATGTCTGATCAGGTCAAACCGGCCCTCGACGTGATCCGGGCGCAGATCAGGGAGCTGGACGCGATCCTGGAGCAGGGACGGAAGACCCTGAACACGGTCGC contains:
- the larC gene encoding nickel pincer cofactor biosynthesis protein LarC yields the protein MTWLHFDCFSGVSGDMILGALVDAGLPLKDLVRGLRGLRAGDYALRAKKVTRGALHATKVDVLVRDGFRAPLSLKRIRGTISASRLPAPVKDLSLEVFDRLARAEGAAHRVNPSDVQFHEIGVVDSLVDVVGALLGCHLLGVDRVTASPVNLGAGLIESRHGRLPAPGPAVAALARGIPVYSAGPARELTTPTGLALLGVLARDFGPLPLMRPGTVGYGAGTADPPGWPNVLRVFLGQPVPTTFQDGAETVVQIETNVDDLNPQTYEVVMERLFSAGALDVTLTPVIMKQGRPGIVLSALVPQSKSHAVAVVMLRETTTLGVRLQDVQRLVLPRRVETVQTTAGPVRVKVAETGSGNAKAAPEYQDCRRLAARTGRPVREIMEEALVAYFGRKRKANGKRRKPIGRASL
- a CDS encoding sodium:calcium antiporter, which produces MTVLLYVLLFLASVAITLGGCALFTNGIEWLGKRLKVPEGAVGSIFAAVGTTLPETSIPVIAIFFGSGQERVEVGLGAILGAPFMLSTLVLPILAGLLLLYAWMGKRAASFKLDYREIRVDLQFFLIAYGLALSCAFLSTKALHYLVAGGLIVLYLAYVRSKFSASRDGEPGLDPLFFARRSVTPSYGAIGLQGLVGLVGLAGGAHLFVTAAKALAVEMDVSPLLLALLIAPLATELPEMSNSFLWLYQRKDTLAVGNVTGAMVFQGTFPVSVGLVGTEWMLNSTALAAMGLALVAVGGNFLQVLWGGHWRPWLLGGGAALYVGFTTYLYLAAR
- a CDS encoding cation diffusion facilitator family transporter, whose product is MSYAHEASANPSKDARDREVRWVLWAVLALNLLVALAKLLYGLITSSLSMQADGFHSLFDGMSNVVGLFGLWLAAAPPDRHHPYGHKKYETLAAAAIGGMLVATCLYLLWRSYDHWLGSVHPEVTGLSFGVMAVTMAVNYGVMRWERTRGRDLRSEILVADSQHTGSDLLTSCSVLAGLVAVKVGYPLMDPIVSLAIAGVIAWTAATVLKEVSHSLTDRARLDPEAVRTVVLGHDGVLDCHEVRTRGLPDHIFMDLSVHVRADMSVAESHELAHQVEQAIKDRFEGVAEVIVHVEPEDCPGARHAGW
- the pdxA gene encoding 4-hydroxythreonine-4-phosphate dehydrogenase PdxA; the encoded protein is MPAGKRLPILGLTMGDPAGIGPEVVAKTLARPEVWRVCRPLVIGSRPVMERTVRQLHLPLRIVGVAGHDRLLGRRNELALLDPLDRPLGRFKVGAVSRTAGAASVAFVVKAVRLAEAGCIDAIVTGPINKEAINLAGHDYPGHTELLADLTGSKEVGMMILGGPLKIMFVTTHVAIRELPDALTPARVARAIRLADRAVREYFGIARPRIGVAALNPHAGEAGLFGKEERRVILPAARRARTSGIRASDPLPADTLFGKAVRGGYDAVVAMYHDQGLIPLKLLAFGTCVNLTVGLPIIRTSVDHGTAFDIAGKGVADPGSLIEAIKLAARLARVKRLKAEG